One Punica granatum isolate Tunisia-2019 chromosome 3, ASM765513v2, whole genome shotgun sequence genomic window carries:
- the LOC116200347 gene encoding uncharacterized protein LOC116200347: protein MGQKGSNWAHHIANLSKMKWRSRVQKCIVCRGSHKSRTSKDVCQAAHLLLGVKTTTPLEGKTTTPQDGNSNSVLFDACLLASESNKLETTARWELINKVWAEALLYAAYSCEGYEHSKRLSEGGELLSHVWLLLAHFGISKLVNTSERHVTVKLLTK, encoded by the coding sequence ATGGGACAGAAGGGTTCAAATTGGGCTCATCACATTGCCAATCTGTCAAAAATGAAGTGGAGGAGCAGGGTCCAGAAGTGCATTGTCTGCAGGGGGTCACATAAATCCCGAACATCAAAGGATGTTTGCCAGGCTGCTCACTTGTTGCTGGGAGTGAAGACCACAACTCCGCTGGAAGGGAAGACCACAACCCCGCAAGATGGGAATAGCAATTCAGTGTTGTTTGATGCCTGTCTCCTCGCGTCGGAGTCGAACAAATTGGAGACGACCGCAAGGTGGGAATTGATTAACAAGGTTTGGGCAGAGGCACTTTTGTATGCAGCCTACAGCTGCGAAGGCTATGAACACTCTAAGAGGCTGAGCGAAGGAGGGGAGCTTTTGAGCCATGTCTGGCTTCTCCTGGCACATTTCGGCATTTCCAAGCTGGTCAATACCTCCGAACGCCATGTTACTGTCAAGCTCCTCACGAAATAA
- the LOC116199587 gene encoding uncharacterized protein LOC116199587 isoform X1, protein MNSKDAFELVAIELSFMYGLLFTKEKLLYNTWGIARRVVTLSLTCAVLVFFSLAEWKKYMRVDICITFSLLGVAILIEIFMTLLMISSDHTTTWLLKNQNSCRGRVIRYLRFPQCTQRRWSGKVGQFSLVEFSLRRKSWLRVIKAEKVGEMVEKHFRINYKNFGNNMKEWICTYLKNKISGQNFSAAPTPFDVGMILKKKGRSDMVWTTGNGFDRTILIWHIATEVCYFHDRAEMANHGGDRATNYKTSKMVSRYLLYLFVMYPSMLPTGIGLHPSMLPTGIALLRYANTSLEAEHYF, encoded by the coding sequence ATGAACTCTAAGGATGCTTTCGAGCTCGTCGCCATTGAGCTCAGTTTCATGTATGGTCTACTTTTCACAAAGGAGAAACTTCTCTACAACACTTGGGGCATTGCTCGTCGAGTTGTTACTCTATCTTTGACCTGTGCTGTACTTGTCTTCTTCTCCTTGGCGGAATGGAAGAAGTACATGAGAGTCGACATCTGCATAACTTTCTCACTTCTTGGAGTGGCTATTCTGATAGAGATTTTCATGACCTTGTTAATGATTTCCTCAGATCATACAACTACTTGGTTGCTTAAGAACCAAAATAGTTGTAGAGGTCGGGTTATTCGTTACCTTCGCTTTCCGCAGTGTACACAACGCAGGTGGTCGGGAAAAGTGGGACAGTTTAGCCTTGTGGAGTTCTCTCTCAGGAGAAAATCATGGTTACGTGTCATTAAGGCCGAGAAGGTTGGAGAGATGGTGGAGAAGCATTTCCGCATAAACTATAAGAACTTCGGGAATAACATGAAAGAATGGATTTGCACCTATCTCAAGAATAAAATAAGCGGTCAAAATTTTAGTGCAGCGCCAACGCCATTCGACGTAGGCATGATCCTTAAAAAAAAGGGCCGATCTGACATGGTGTGGACTACAGGCAACGGGTTTGACCGGACCATCCTCATCTGGCACATTGCAACTGAGGTCTGCTACTTCCATGACCGAGCTGAAATGGCCAATCATGGGGGCGATCGGGCGACCAACTACAAGACGAGCAAGATGGTCTCTAGGTACTTGCTTTATCTCTTTGTCATGTACCCTTCCATGTTGCCAACTGGGATAGGCTTGCACCCTTCCATGTTGCCAACTGGGATAGCCTTGCTCCGATATGCCAATACCTCACTTGAGGCCGAGCACTACTTCTAG
- the LOC116199587 gene encoding uncharacterized protein LOC116199587 isoform X2 — protein sequence MELFTPEMRNWWKDWELRFVVLFSAFLQVMLVTLARQRKSLGHWFLRVVVWATYLTADWAPVLALGILSNCLADIKEKAGNISPDVQLTAFWAPFLLLHLGGIDTITAYSLEDNELWLRHFATLVVKTGLTCYIYFLALTGSPLAVLAAIMIAVGFTNYVERTLSLYLASKNRLRDSMLPPLESVHINPRIEEKYLESGPMNPRITEEYGMKKDEGYHVTVDQVVEIAGPQDLFVKRDPESLPFLAYGLFQVSSSSLSIYP from the coding sequence ATGGAGCTGTTTACACCGGAGATGAGGAATTGGTGGAAAGACTGGGAGCTACGGTTCGTCGTGCTCTTCAGCGCATTCCTACAAGTAATGCTTGTCACCCTAGCCCGGCAAAGGAAGTCATTAGGTCACTGGTTTCTCAGAGTGGTAGTCTGGGCCACATACTTAACCGCCGACTGGGCCCCGGTTCTTGCCCTCGGCATTCTCTCAAACTGCCTAGCGGACATCAAGGAGAAGGCGGGGAACATCAGCCCAGATGTCCAGCTCACCGCCTTCTGGGCCCCGTTCCTCCTACTCCACCTGGGTGGAATCGATACGATCACTGCCTATTCTTTGGAAGACAACGAGCTTTGGCTCCGACACTTTGCAACGCTGGTTGTGAAGACTGGGCTGACGTGCTACATCTACTTCCTAGCCTTGACAGGCTCCCCTCTCGCAGTCCTGGCTGCAATCATGATAGCAGTTGGGTTCACTAATTACGTGGAGCGGACCCTCTCCCTATACTTAGCAAGCAAGAATCGACTACGAGACTCCATGCTCCCTCCCTTAGAATCGGTTCACATAAACCCCAGGATAGAGGAGAAATACTTAGAATCGGGCCCCATGAACCCCAGGATAACGGAGGAATACGGGATGAAGAAAGATGAGGGGTACCATGTGACGGTTGATCAGGTTGTCGAGATTGCCGGGCCGCAAGATCTCTTTGTCAAGAGAGATCCAGAGAGCCTGCCATTCCTAGCATACGGCTTGTTCCAGGTTTCAAGCTCCTCTTTGTCGATTTACCCCTGA